In the genome of Staphylococcus durrellii, one region contains:
- the glmS gene encoding glutamine--fructose-6-phosphate transaminase (isomerizing), which produces MCGIVGYIGYDNAKELLLEGLEKLEYRGYDSAGIAVVNEQGTTVFKEKGRIAELRKVADNDDTDGNVGIGHTRWATHGVPNHENSHPHQSSTNRYTLVHNGVIENYEELRNEYLSDVAFLSDTDTEIIVQLVEHFSNEGLGTEEAFSKVVSLLEGSYALGLIDSQDRETIYVAKNKSPLLIGAGDNFNVIASDALAMISVTNKYKEIHDHEIVIVKRESVTIKDTEGNVQDRDAYTAQIDAADAEKGVYDHYMLKEIHEQPAVMRRIIQEYQDDNGELKVDKEIVKDVSEADRIYVIAAGTSYHAGLVGKEFIEKWAGVPTEVHVASEFVYNMPLLSKKPLFIYISQSGETADSRAVLVETNKLGHKSLTITNVPGSTLSREANHTLLLHAGPEIAVASTKAYTAQIAVLSILSQIVAKEHGITTNVDLLRELAKVTTAIEAVVDDADIMEQIATDFLRTTPNAFFIGRTIDYNVSLEGALKLKEISYIQAEGFAGGELKHGTIALIEDGTPVVALATQESVNLSIRGNVKEVVARGANPCIISMDGLNKDGDTYVIPPVHELLTPLVSVVALQLISYYAALHRDLDVDKPRNLAKSVTVE; this is translated from the coding sequence ATGTGCGGAATAGTAGGATATATTGGTTATGATAACGCGAAAGAATTATTATTAGAAGGTTTAGAAAAATTAGAATACCGTGGTTATGACTCTGCAGGTATTGCAGTAGTTAACGAGCAAGGTACGACTGTTTTTAAAGAAAAAGGTCGTATTGCTGAACTTAGAAAAGTTGCTGACAATGATGATACTGATGGCAACGTGGGTATTGGTCATACACGTTGGGCGACTCATGGTGTACCAAACCATGAAAATTCACATCCTCATCAATCTAGCACTAACCGTTATACTTTAGTGCATAACGGTGTAATTGAAAATTATGAAGAATTGCGTAATGAATACTTATCAGATGTGGCATTTTTATCAGACACAGACACTGAAATTATCGTGCAATTAGTAGAGCATTTCTCTAATGAAGGTTTAGGAACTGAAGAAGCATTCAGCAAAGTTGTTTCTTTATTAGAAGGTTCTTATGCGCTTGGTTTAATTGATAGCCAAGATAGAGAAACTATATACGTTGCTAAAAATAAATCACCATTATTAATAGGTGCAGGTGATAACTTTAACGTTATTGCTTCTGATGCATTAGCAATGATTTCAGTTACTAATAAATATAAAGAAATTCACGACCATGAAATTGTTATCGTGAAACGCGAAAGTGTAACAATTAAAGATACTGAAGGTAATGTTCAAGATAGAGATGCTTACACTGCTCAAATCGATGCAGCTGATGCTGAAAAAGGTGTTTATGACCATTACATGTTAAAAGAAATTCATGAACAACCAGCAGTAATGCGACGTATCATTCAAGAATATCAAGACGATAATGGTGAATTAAAAGTCGATAAGGAAATCGTTAAAGATGTTTCTGAGGCGGATCGTATCTATGTTATAGCTGCTGGAACAAGTTACCATGCAGGTTTAGTAGGTAAAGAATTTATTGAAAAATGGGCCGGTGTGCCAACAGAAGTACATGTAGCTTCAGAGTTTGTTTACAATATGCCTTTACTATCTAAGAAACCATTATTTATTTATATTTCACAATCAGGTGAAACAGCTGACAGTCGTGCCGTATTAGTAGAAACGAATAAATTAGGTCATAAATCATTAACAATTACAAACGTACCTGGTTCTACATTATCTCGTGAAGCAAACCATACATTGTTGCTTCATGCAGGTCCAGAGATTGCAGTTGCTTCTACTAAGGCATACACTGCGCAAATTGCAGTATTATCAATTCTGTCACAAATCGTAGCTAAAGAACATGGTATTACTACTAATGTTGATTTGTTACGTGAATTAGCTAAAGTAACAACTGCAATTGAAGCGGTTGTTGATGATGCTGATATTATGGAGCAAATAGCTACTGATTTCCTAAGAACAACTCCAAATGCATTCTTTATTGGTCGTACAATCGACTATAATGTAAGTTTAGAAGGTGCATTAAAACTTAAAGAAATTTCATATATCCAAGCAGAAGGATTTGCTGGTGGCGAATTAAAACACGGTACAATTGCGCTTATTGAAGATGGTACACCTGTAGTAGCATTAGCAACTCAGGAAAGTGTTAATTTATCTATCCGTGGTAACGTTAAAGAAGTTGTTGCACGTGGAGCAAATCCATGTATCATCTCTATGGATGGTTTAAATAAAGATGGTGATACTTACGTAATTCCACCAGTTCATGAATTATTAACACCATTAGTTTCTGTGGTTGCTTTACAACTTATCTCTTATTATGCTGCATTGCACAGAGATTTAGACGTTGATAAACCACGTAACTTAGCTAAATCAGTAACTGTTGAATAA
- a CDS encoding ABC transporter ATP-binding protein: MLIELSHVARKKQGKTILKDIDWQIHEGERWMLYGLNGAGKTTLLNILNAYEPNTSGQLTLFGMQPGKKGYSADNVRHQIGFVSNSLMDRFQDGEVVLDVVISGAFKSIGIFQKVTDNQVKTAQKLLKQLNMSQFENQYYGYLSTGERQRVLIARALMDKPQLLILDEPASGLDFIAREEVLQSLEQMYIDNPKLAVIYVTHFVEEITQHIDYGFLLRDGQCYKSGPIHTILSSETLSDFFNKQVQVAYQNNRYALFMNE, encoded by the coding sequence GTGCTAATAGAATTAAGTCATGTAGCGCGTAAAAAGCAAGGCAAAACGATTTTGAAAGATATCGATTGGCAAATTCATGAAGGTGAACGCTGGATGCTTTATGGCCTTAATGGCGCTGGAAAGACAACGTTATTGAATATCTTAAATGCTTATGAACCAAATACTTCTGGACAACTTACATTATTTGGTATGCAACCAGGCAAAAAGGGGTACTCGGCAGATAACGTGAGGCATCAGATTGGTTTTGTATCCAATAGTTTAATGGATAGATTTCAAGACGGTGAAGTTGTGTTGGATGTTGTTATTAGTGGAGCTTTTAAATCTATAGGTATATTTCAAAAGGTGACAGATAATCAAGTAAAAACCGCCCAAAAATTATTGAAACAACTCAATATGAGCCAGTTTGAAAACCAGTACTATGGTTATTTATCTACTGGGGAAAGACAGCGTGTACTTATTGCTAGAGCTCTAATGGATAAGCCGCAGTTACTTATTCTAGACGAACCTGCTTCTGGTTTAGATTTTATTGCTAGAGAAGAAGTATTGCAGTCTTTAGAACAGATGTACATCGATAATCCTAAGCTAGCTGTTATATATGTGACACATTTTGTAGAAGAAATAACGCAACATATTGATTATGGATTTTTATTAAGAGATGGACAATGTTACAAAAGTGGACCAATACATACAATATTATCGAGTGAGACGTTGTCAGATTTCTTTAATAAACAAGTACAAGTTGCCTATCAAAATAATAGATATGCCTTATTTATGAATGAATAA
- a CDS encoding HAD family hydrolase has product MNDVKAIFLDMDGTILHKNNQVSEQSASIISDLRVAGYKVFLATGRSHDEIKYLVPSNFEVDGIISSNGTLGIVHNEIIFQHSLSLESVKEIVRRAQQQHIYYEVFPFGDQRVILKEDYKWVTALLQGDTPPGNVGESEWTSRKDALEHKVNWVNDINFASFAKIYLFTTDYDVITQFRAQLLEDQDELNITVSNSSRYNAETMAYNVDKGTGIKEMIEYFGINQNETLVIGDSDNDRTMFGFGHYTVAMKNARPEIQALAQNVTALTNEEDGAALYLKDKLL; this is encoded by the coding sequence ATGAATGATGTTAAAGCAATTTTTTTAGATATGGATGGTACGATATTACATAAAAATAATCAAGTGAGTGAACAAAGCGCATCAATCATTAGTGACTTAAGAGTAGCAGGTTATAAAGTGTTTTTAGCTACAGGAAGATCGCATGACGAAATAAAATATCTAGTGCCAAGTAATTTTGAAGTAGACGGTATCATTAGCTCTAATGGTACATTAGGGATAGTCCACAATGAGATTATTTTCCAACATAGTTTATCGTTGGAAAGTGTCAAAGAAATTGTAAGACGCGCGCAACAACAACATATATATTATGAAGTTTTTCCATTTGGTGATCAACGTGTAATTTTAAAAGAAGATTATAAATGGGTTACTGCCTTGCTTCAAGGAGATACGCCACCTGGAAACGTTGGAGAGAGTGAATGGACGTCTAGAAAAGATGCATTAGAACATAAAGTAAATTGGGTTAACGATATTAATTTTGCAAGCTTTGCGAAAATATACTTATTTACTACAGATTATGATGTAATAACACAATTTAGAGCTCAATTACTAGAAGATCAAGATGAATTAAATATAACCGTGTCCAATTCATCACGTTATAATGCAGAGACAATGGCTTATAATGTTGATAAGGGTACTGGTATAAAAGAAATGATAGAATATTTTGGTATAAATCAAAACGAAACATTAGTTATTGGTGATAGTGACAACGATAGAACTATGTTTGGATTTGGACATTATACAGTTGCAATGAAAAATGCACGTCCTGAAATTCAAGCACTTGCTCAGAATGTTACGGCACTAACAAACGAAGAAGATGGGGCAGCATTATATTTGAAAGATAAACTTTTATAA
- a CDS encoding metallophosphoesterase family protein, which yields MKFAVITDVHGNYDALDTVLDDIDRRGDIDKIYNLGDNIGVGHETNKVLDDIFERDDMEIISGNHDEAIMSLVNGTPYPEDLKDKFYEHHLWIQQHLDEDYYDKLNALPRVIERTVCGKKVLCIHYEIANDKLQDTIDLQPFSPIETPTEANMQSLFKDKDVDLILFGHNHTVHLFDDKNKIYFNPGSVGLNNGPNAVYGIVTIDERGIDIERVKVAYDNEEFLKGFDEKQVPGKQLIFDKFI from the coding sequence ATGAAATTTGCAGTTATTACTGATGTGCATGGTAACTACGATGCTCTCGATACAGTATTAGACGATATTGATCGTAGAGGTGATATCGACAAAATTTATAATTTAGGTGACAACATTGGTGTCGGTCATGAAACAAATAAAGTATTGGATGATATTTTTGAGCGTGACGATATGGAAATTATTTCAGGTAATCATGATGAAGCGATTATGTCACTGGTTAATGGCACGCCGTACCCAGAAGACTTAAAAGATAAATTTTATGAACATCATCTGTGGATTCAACAACATTTAGATGAAGATTATTACGACAAATTAAACGCATTACCTCGTGTAATTGAGCGAACAGTATGTGGTAAAAAAGTATTATGTATCCATTATGAAATTGCTAATGATAAACTACAAGATACTATCGATTTGCAGCCGTTCAGCCCAATAGAAACACCAACTGAAGCAAATATGCAATCTTTGTTCAAAGACAAAGATGTTGATTTAATTTTATTTGGCCATAATCATACAGTACATTTATTTGATGATAAAAATAAAATATACTTTAACCCTGGGTCTGTAGGTTTAAACAATGGCCCTAATGCTGTATACGGTATAGTAACAATTGATGAAAGAGGCATTGATATTGAGCGGGTAAAGGTAGCTTATGATAATGAAGAATTCTTAAAAGGTTTTGACGAAAAACAAGTACCAGGAAAACAACTAATCTTCGATAAATTTATATAA
- the czrB gene encoding CDF family zinc efflux transporter CzrB, protein MSHNHDHSHSHSHGHVHTNNKKILLFSFIIITAFMIVEIIGGFVANSLALLSDGLHMFSDAVSLGVALVAFIYAEKHATLSKTFGYKRFEILAALFNGVTLFIIGIIIIIEAVQRFFKPIEVQSTEMFIISVIGLIINIIVAMLMFSSGDTKDNINMRGAFIHVLGDLLGSLGAIIAAILIWAFGWTIADPIASIIVSILIIKSSWGITKSSLNILMEGAPSNININTIIGTILEEHAVSAVHDCHLWTISNDLNALSCHAVVSSDMTVEECELLLERIEDKLYHLNVNHMTIQLETDKHKHEEHTLCSSVQHTH, encoded by the coding sequence ATGTCACATAACCACGATCATAGCCACAGCCATAGTCATGGTCATGTTCATACTAATAATAAAAAAATATTACTATTTTCATTTATTATAATAACTGCTTTTATGATAGTAGAAATCATTGGCGGTTTCGTAGCTAATAGTTTAGCCCTACTTTCAGATGGGTTACACATGTTTAGTGATGCTGTTTCATTAGGGGTAGCGTTAGTAGCATTCATCTATGCTGAAAAACATGCTACTTTAAGCAAGACATTTGGCTATAAGCGTTTTGAAATATTAGCAGCATTATTTAACGGTGTTACACTATTTATTATAGGCATAATTATTATCATTGAAGCGGTACAACGCTTTTTCAAACCAATTGAAGTTCAATCCACAGAAATGTTTATCATAAGTGTCATTGGATTAATCATCAATATTATAGTGGCCATGTTAATGTTTAGTAGTGGTGATACAAAAGATAATATTAATATGCGTGGTGCATTTATTCACGTACTCGGTGATTTACTTGGATCATTAGGTGCAATTATTGCCGCTATTTTAATATGGGCATTCGGCTGGACTATTGCAGATCCTATAGCAAGTATCATCGTTTCTATATTAATTATAAAAAGTAGCTGGGGAATTACTAAATCTTCGTTAAATATATTAATGGAAGGTGCCCCATCAAACATAAATATCAATACAATAATAGGAACCATATTAGAAGAGCATGCCGTTTCTGCAGTGCATGATTGTCATCTTTGGACTATTTCTAATGATTTAAATGCTTTAAGTTGTCATGCCGTCGTGTCATCCGATATGACAGTTGAAGAGTGCGAACTACTTCTCGAACGAATAGAAGATAAATTATATCATTTAAACGTTAATCATATGACTATTCAGTTAGAGACAGATAAACATAAACACGAAGAACATACTCTATGTTCCTCAGTACAGCACACTCATTAA
- a CDS encoding ArsR/SmtB family transcription factor, whose amino-acid sequence MTNQFQDLQTETVDAVTTFFKALSDSNRLRIVNLLAQGDCSVGHIAHVLNISQSNVSHQLRILKSANLVKAHRNGQSIIYSIDDTHVSSILNQSINHAAH is encoded by the coding sequence ATGACCAATCAATTTCAAGATCTACAAACTGAAACAGTCGATGCTGTAACAACATTCTTCAAAGCTTTAAGTGATAGTAATAGATTACGTATCGTAAATTTACTTGCACAGGGTGATTGTAGTGTAGGACATATTGCTCATGTGTTAAATATTAGCCAATCCAACGTGTCACATCAGTTACGTATTTTGAAATCAGCTAACTTAGTAAAAGCTCATCGCAATGGACAGTCGATAATATATTCAATTGATGACACTCATGTATCTTCAATACTTAATCAATCTATAAACCACGCTGCACACTAA